DNA from Pichia kudriavzevii chromosome 5, complete sequence:
ACCATTTATGGGTGGAAGACCACCTAGTGAGCTGATTAGCACAAACTTGAGAGATTACTTTCCTGATTTAAATCatgaggaaattgaagatattcGTCGTCGTAGTATTCGGATGTCCATCAACGGGCAGAAGCTAATTGAGAAACTTGGGAATACCCCTGTTGGAAATAGGTTTACGCTATCATCTACAAATGTGAGGAATTCAGTGTACAGTAGATTATCGAATATTTCTTTAGCATCGAATCGATTGAGTATGGCAAGCATGATGAGTGGAATATCTGATGTTTCAAGTTATGGGATCGGTCAGGCTGttaaaattgaacaagTGAATTCAAGGAAACTAGAAGAAGCACACGCACCTGCAGAAGACCAAAATGACACAATGATTGAATTGATGGATgaaagtgaagatgaagaatacTTTGATATCGATAATGATTTACTTGAGAAGGAGGTTACAGATGGACCAAGCGTGTGGCATAGGGGACCCAAAATTGGGCAGGGTTCCTTTGGTGATGTTTACCTTGGACTTAATGGTCTCACTGGGGAATTAATGGCAGTGAAACAAGTGGATGTTAATATCGGAGGTAACAAAACCCCTTCTGAGGGAAACGAAACAAAGATCACAGCATTGAAAAGGGAGATTTCGTTTTTGCGAGATATGGCACACGAGAGGGTAGTCAGATATTTAGGGTGTGCACAAGATGTTAATAGAATGTACATTTTCCTTGAATACGTTCCTGGTGGATCTGTAGCAAGTTTGTTAGGGCTTTATGGTGCATTTGCACCCCCTCTTGTGAGGTCATTCACTAATCAGGTGTTGATAGGTGTGCAATACCTCCATTCCAAGGGTGTAGTCCATCGAGACATCAAAGGTGGTAACATACTTGTTGACAATACTGGTGGTGTTAAGATTGGTGATTTTGGGATATCCCAACGAATCAACGAGGAAGCAGATGcaaaaaacaagaaatccGAATCATTACAGGGAAGTGTTTACTGGATGGCACCCGAGGTCGTCAAACAGCAGTCAAAGGATACAGGGCCTGCGGCTGACGTATGGGCTATTGGAGCGTTGGTTGTTGAAATGTTCACCGGCACACACCCTTTCCCCACTCTAGCACCAATGCAAGCACTGTTTCAATTAGGTACAGGTAAAGTGTGTCCTGATACTCCGGATGCTGctaatgaaaatgcaagAGCGTTCCTCAAAAGGACGTTTGCCCTACAGTGCCACGAAAGAGCCACCATCGAAGAGCTTCTAGAGATGAAGTGGTTCAAAGAAAGTATGTAATTGGGACCTGTAGAAAATCAGAACACAGAATACtaaataagaaaaaaaggtaaCTACCAAGATCCTACAAAAAATGTGTGatattttcactttttttgCCTCAACAGCTTAGCCTCCTTAGATGGTAAATGTCTCCTCTTCCTTTGTTCCACCTATACTATAGACATGTCCCACGATAATACCGAAAAACTACCCCCAGAGCTAGAAGGCGCCAAACTAATCTTTGGTGACAAGATGGTTGACCCTAAAGATGCTCGTATCTGTCACCCCCACTCTCGTGTGGTTCCAGAAAACCCAGCTATACACCCAATTGTTCAGCCTCCGCACAGgccaaaatcttcaaacaGTGAGAAATGAGAAATGCAATGAAACTTTGGCTTGTTTAAATAAGTAtgtgttttgtttgtgaTTTCCataattttattgttttcttggacttgtttttcattttctaaCTCCTGAGTCCAACTTCCAATTGCCTTTTATAACTTCATTTACAACCACTATATATCCCACATGCTTAATAAGAAGATATTGCGTGCAATTTTGTACCTACTAGTTGCCATGGTCGCTACGTGTATTGTGATATACACACGTCATAGGAACGAAACAATTCCCTTGTCCAGTCTACTGAGTCCTTCTCCTGAACATGGACATGTTGTGATTGATGTAGGATTTAAGACATGTTGGGTTTCTACAATTTGCACTGATTCGATTAAGAGAACCTATACATTCTTGGAAAATATCtcaaaagagaaggagTTGACTGATTCACTACAAATCAACCACTTGGGGAAAGACCTATTGGGATCTAGTAGTTACATCAAGAAAATATTTCCCTATGAAGTTAAAATTCCAGTTGAAATTGCTAACAAATATAAAGTTACTCCCATTTCCCAATTCTACGTTGAGAACGTGAATAATGATGATACCCTTACGAGTGACTTTATTGATGCTGGCTACGGTTTACACTTCAAAAGATCCGTCACCATTTCGCCGTATACTGATATcaactttattttcagTTCTCTGCAGACAAATCCAACGCCTGGCTGGGAACAGGTATCCAAGTTTCCATTGGTCATCCACAAGTCCGACTTTTATACCAACGGAACAGATACCAATCTTATAGACTTTAAAAGCACCAATTACCATAGTTTGGACCACCAGGTTTACCTTCATGCGAAGAAAGGAGGGAGTGACAAAACTAATGTGTCTCTTAAGCCTAAAAATGGGAAATTCAAAGTTGCCCAAGTTGCCGACTTGCATTTACTAACTGGATTTGGTAAATGTATGGATCCTTTTCCAGAGCTGGATTATCCGGTAGAGAATTGTCTCGCTGATAGGGACACCATGTCGTTTGTTGATGAGCTCTTAGAGATGGAGAAGCCGGATCTTGTGATCCTTACTGGTGATCAGGTTTTCGGCCCATACACATACGACACCGAAACTGCCCTATTTAAAGCGGTCGAACCAATGGTGAAAAGAGAGATTCCTTATGCT
Protein-coding regions in this window:
- a CDS encoding uncharacterized protein (PKUD0E04930; similar to Saccharomyces cerevisiae YLR362W (STE11); ancestral locus Anc_4.202), with protein sequence MRETERSTLLELLKSVDCAEYLPLFNTQEITPDLLASMDKDAIQELGVWKVGDRLRIQLLVKLLRIENIKGELNVRTLRKSIQVSSSSIQNTMKAINIDSMKPKPVHISLILPDGKTLGLDVSTIDGIKKICELVNIPNGRLSFIDYSNSGRVHEIKTDHELAEILNADTDRSNIKHRLIVSKNADLTVDSINTSNKIHMRGNTTFSKGQSIKPFMGGRPPSELISTNLRDYFPDLNHEEIEDIRRRSIRMSINGQKLIEKLGNTPVGNRFTLSSTNVRNSVYSRLSNISLASNRLSMASMMSGISDVSSYGIGQAVKIEQVNSRKLEEAHAPAEDQNDTMIELMDESEDEEYFDIDNDLLEKEVTDGPSVWHRGPKIGQGSFGDVYLGLNGLTGELMAVKQVDVNIGGNKTPSEGNETKITALKREISFLRDMAHERVVRYLGCAQDVNRMYIFLEYVPGGSVASLLGLYGAFAPPLVRSFTNQVLIGVQYLHSKGVVHRDIKGGNILVDNTGGVKIGDFGISQRINEEADAKNKKSESLQGSVYWMAPEVVKQQSKDTGPAADVWAIGALVVEMFTGTHPFPTLAPMQALFQLGTGKVCPDTPDAANENARAFLKRTFALQCHERATIEELLEMKWFKESM
- a CDS encoding uncharacterized protein (PKUD0E04940; similar to Saccharomyces cerevisiae YLR361C (DCR2); ancestral locus Anc_4.200); the encoded protein is MLNKKILRAILYLLVAMVATCIVIYTRHRNETIPLSSLLSPSPEHGHVVIDVGFKTCWVSTICTDSIKRTYTFLENISKEKELTDSLQINHLGKDLLGSSSYIKKIFPYEVKIPVEIANKYKVTPISQFYVENVNNDDTLTSDFIDAGYGLHFKRSVTISPYTDINFIFSSLQTNPTPGWEQVSKFPLVIHKSDFYTNGTDTNLIDFKSTNYHSLDHQVYLHAKKGGSDKTNVSLKPKNGKFKVAQVADLHLLTGFGKCMDPFPELDYPVENCLADRDTMSFVDELLEMEKPDLVILTGDQVFGPYTYDTETALFKAVEPMVKREIPYAAILGNHDHEGSLTKSEIMELFEKFEYSLTKSTPDLNYLINIGDPERPDVTLYMLEAANIRNPKQLVKNFTPQGDFIRNHHSEAEFKMGVFHIPTKEFQDVRFRDPNSYLGSYREWVMARNMEEGLFQALNEEGVKLITIGHDHVNDFCFENQGINLCYGGASGYGGYAGFGGYERRIRLFEFDTQKKEVSTWKRVHHDIDKIVDFETFAY